A single genomic interval of Mucilaginibacter robiniae harbors:
- a CDS encoding fasciclin domain-containing protein yields the protein MKNLLILCLGLLGPLAVIAQTTPPRGTSYQDSVRIQQSRYPVKNISNLYMNPVMDIVENLTQSTKHPIFLNALRAANLTATFKSRGPITLFLPSDSAFISRLGQSHLDTLLKPEHKLELSNFITYHAVAGRLDAKSIGKQIKAGNGEATLLTLSGSKIIARIDGNRNIVLTDETGGQSVIEKFNVQQSNGLIHLINPDIMAKNRIL from the coding sequence ATGAAAAACCTTTTAATATTATGTTTGGGACTATTAGGCCCATTGGCTGTAATTGCTCAAACCACTCCTCCTCGCGGAACATCATATCAGGATTCTGTTCGTATACAACAAAGCCGCTACCCGGTAAAAAATATTAGTAATTTGTACATGAATCCTGTAATGGATATTGTTGAAAATCTCACACAAAGCACAAAACACCCAATATTCTTAAACGCACTCAGAGCAGCTAACTTAACTGCTACCTTTAAAAGCAGAGGTCCTATCACCTTGTTTTTACCTAGCGATTCTGCATTCATCAGTCGGCTTGGACAATCACATTTAGATACGCTTTTGAAACCTGAACATAAATTGGAACTAAGCAACTTTATCACCTACCATGCTGTTGCCGGGCGTTTAGATGCGAAAAGTATTGGCAAACAAATTAAAGCAGGTAATGGAGAAGCTACCTTATTAACCTTATCGGGCAGCAAAATTATTGCTCGTATTGATGGAAACCGGAATATTGTACTAACTGATGAAACAGGAGGACAAAGTGTTATTGAAAAGTTTAATGTGCAGCAAAGTAATGGATTGATACACCTCATTAATCCTGATATTATGGCTAAAAACAGGATTTTATAG
- a CDS encoding XRE family transcriptional regulator, with product MSIISSNIKFLRKKKGLTQQQFADAIGIKRSLVGAYEEDRADPKYDLLKIIASYFEVTIDDFINETINEKWAPKPKGNPANLRVLSISVDRENNENIEMVPVKASAGYLNGYADPEYVAALPKFYLPMFKQGTYRAFEIKGDSMLPLPSGTVVIGEYVENWADVKVGETYVVVSKSEGVVYKRAGNRFRENKKLKLVSDNPIYEPYEISSDDVVEIWKAKAYLSTQMPIPPAEPTMENLTSMMTSMQKSIAKLQQSNN from the coding sequence ATGTCAATTATTTCATCAAATATTAAATTTCTACGGAAGAAAAAAGGGCTTACTCAGCAGCAATTTGCTGATGCTATAGGTATAAAACGTTCATTAGTAGGTGCATATGAGGAAGATCGTGCAGATCCTAAATATGATTTACTAAAAATAATAGCATCTTACTTTGAGGTAACTATTGATGACTTCATTAATGAAACCATTAATGAAAAATGGGCGCCTAAGCCTAAAGGTAATCCAGCCAACCTGCGTGTATTAAGTATTTCAGTTGATAGAGAAAACAACGAAAATATAGAAATGGTACCGGTTAAAGCCAGTGCCGGTTACCTGAACGGCTATGCTGATCCGGAATATGTAGCAGCGCTGCCTAAGTTTTATCTGCCCATGTTTAAACAAGGTACATATCGTGCCTTTGAAATCAAAGGCGATTCCATGTTACCCTTACCATCAGGCACCGTTGTGATTGGTGAATATGTAGAAAACTGGGCCGATGTTAAGGTGGGTGAAACTTATGTTGTTGTTTCTAAATCGGAAGGTGTAGTATATAAACGTGCCGGTAACCGTTTTCGTGAAAATAAAAAGTTGAAGTTGGTGTCTGATAATCCTATTTACGAACCTTACGAAATAAGTAGTGATGATGTTGTTGAAATTTGGAAAGCGAAAGCCTATTTATCTACCCAGATGCCAATACCGCCAGCCGAACCCACCATGGAAAATTTAACCAGCATGATGACGTCTATGCAAAAATCAATTGCTAAATTACAGCAAAGCAACAATTAA
- the msrB gene encoding peptide-methionine (R)-S-oxide reductase MsrB has product MRKINAVLIATSLLALFACQNISGQSAQPKGPKGKPVAEWKKQLTPDEYYIMVEKGTEPPFHNAYYNNHQKGVYVSAATGEVLFSSDSKFDSGTGWPSFTKPVDKSKVLLVRDADGERTEVVEKSTGLHLGHVFDDGPADQGGKRYCMNSGALKFIKK; this is encoded by the coding sequence ATGAGAAAGATAAATGCAGTTTTAATAGCAACTAGCCTGTTGGCTTTGTTTGCCTGCCAGAATATAAGCGGACAAAGCGCACAGCCTAAAGGCCCTAAAGGTAAACCCGTTGCCGAATGGAAAAAACAGCTGACACCTGATGAGTACTACATTATGGTAGAAAAAGGTACTGAACCGCCATTTCATAATGCCTACTACAATAATCATCAAAAAGGCGTATATGTAAGTGCTGCAACTGGCGAAGTGCTATTTAGCTCAGATAGTAAATTTGATAGTGGTACAGGTTGGCCAAGCTTTACCAAACCTGTTGATAAAAGCAAAGTTTTGCTGGTACGCGATGCAGATGGTGAGCGTACCGAAGTAGTTGAAAAAAGCACTGGTCTGCACTTAGGCCATGTATTTGACGATGGCCCGGCAGACCAGGGCGGCAAAAGATATTGTATGAATTCAGGAGCCCTGAAATTTATTAAAAAGTAA
- a CDS encoding GIY-YIG nuclease family protein, whose translation MKQFVYIITDRNRSNLHVGLCSDMVKTINFYREMPTLFFDQAQQLSRLVYFEEINSEEDAMERFKFVSAFTRSQKEKMIRSVNPNWLDLTTNLNIEQSVRKRPYMRPAMNAAANRLTF comes from the coding sequence ATGAAACAGTTCGTTTATATTATTACTGACAGAAATCGTAGTAACTTACATGTAGGCTTATGTTCAGACATGGTAAAAACCATTAATTTTTACCGCGAAATGCCAACTTTATTTTTTGACCAAGCGCAACAGCTAAGTCGTTTAGTATATTTTGAGGAAATTAACTCAGAAGAAGATGCAATGGAAAGGTTTAAGTTTGTAAGTGCTTTTACCCGCTCTCAGAAAGAAAAAATGATCAGATCTGTAAATCCTAATTGGCTAGATCTGACCACTAATTTGAATATTGAACAAAGTGTGCGCAAGCGCCCTTATATGCGACCTGCTATGAATGCAGCTGCAAACCGACTTACTTTTTAA
- a CDS encoding DPP IV N-terminal domain-containing protein — protein MKHIYFTISKAKIIFILILFTLMASLFSNTARAQYFGENKVRYKNLKFKVYKTPHFEIYYYLKNDSLLKRFAQESELWYTLHQQVFRDTFRRANPIILYADHPDFQQTTAIEGEIGVGTGGVTEGLKNRVVMPIMETNQTTRHVIGHELVHAFQYHLLLRNDTTNIGNINNMPLWMIEGMAEYLSLGKKDAYTAMWMRDAYLNHDIPSVKDLTESTKYFPYRYGEAFWSYLGSTYGDTIIVPFFKNTARYGLAYGIRRTFGYDDKTLSNLWKNSITTMYQPYLKDTAQVPVGKRIIDNKNSGEMNIAPAISPDGKYLAFLSEKDLFSVDLFLADAQTGHIIKKLTSKTSNTHIDEFNFIESAGAWSPDGKKFAFSIFSKGRNRLLVVEVPSGRVLDNISMGKAEQFSNLTWSPNGYEIAFQGLANGYGDLYLYNFNTKKVKQLTNDKYSDYQPSFSRDGKKIVFSSDRTTYDAALTQTITFNLAELDLATGKVTDIKVFDGANNLNPQYSADNSQIYFLSNRDGFRNMYRYTIATGNVEQMTDLFTGICGITEYSPALSISNHDDIVYSYYRSQKYAIYNAKASAFTPKAVSGSETHYEAAMLPPPKAVGVDLINANLNNYLAYPRIPADSIHNIPYRPQFKLDYLASSGVGVGVSAYGTGLASGVQGVFSDILGRNQIYAGAAVNGEIYDFGGQLLYINQRGRWNFGAGLSHIPYQYGNFGSRTTTITNNGTQTPVVEQYTDIIRTFENSGRVLASYPFSKATRIEFGASAAYYSYRVQRYSDYYNYTRRNDSTFIGNYVGSDRHTVSRSDYLDQTGLNLRPFTIYSISTALIGDNSYFGIASPLSGFRYRLGAEYNIGSFKFFSPTIDLRKYVRLSPVTFAGRLYSVGRFGNTENVLYPYYLGYPFLIRGYEYTSFYNSNKVASNNFTIDQLSGNRIAVANFEVRLPFTGPEKLSQIKSKFFFSELSFFFDAGLAWNQGDKIEFKSNPTLLRSDLVVDSSNQPVLDANGQKQYQSVYSRVPITSAGVSLRVNLFGYLVLEPYLAVPFNRTDVSKPVFGLNFAPGW, from the coding sequence ATGAAACACATTTACTTTACGATAAGTAAAGCCAAAATTATTTTCATCTTAATACTGTTCACGTTAATGGCTAGCTTGTTTAGCAATACAGCTAGGGCGCAGTATTTTGGTGAGAATAAGGTACGATACAAAAACCTGAAGTTTAAGGTTTATAAAACCCCGCATTTCGAAATATACTACTACCTCAAAAATGATAGCTTGCTGAAGCGCTTTGCACAAGAAAGCGAATTGTGGTACACGTTGCACCAGCAGGTATTCAGAGATACTTTCAGACGAGCTAATCCCATTATACTATATGCAGACCATCCCGACTTTCAACAAACTACCGCGATTGAAGGTGAAATTGGCGTGGGTACAGGTGGTGTAACTGAAGGTTTAAAAAACCGTGTAGTTATGCCCATTATGGAAACAAACCAAACTACACGTCACGTTATAGGTCATGAGTTGGTACACGCGTTTCAATATCATTTGTTGCTGCGCAATGATACCACTAATATTGGCAATATCAACAATATGCCTTTGTGGATGATTGAAGGTATGGCCGAATACCTTTCTTTAGGTAAAAAGGATGCTTACACAGCTATGTGGATGCGTGATGCTTATTTAAACCATGATATACCAAGCGTTAAGGATTTAACCGAAAGTACCAAATATTTCCCTTACCGTTATGGTGAGGCTTTTTGGTCTTACCTGGGTTCAACTTATGGTGACACTATCATTGTCCCCTTCTTTAAAAATACAGCCCGCTATGGCTTAGCTTATGGCATACGCCGTACGTTTGGATATGATGATAAAACTTTATCCAACCTCTGGAAAAATTCCATTACTACCATGTATCAACCTTACCTGAAAGATACAGCGCAGGTACCCGTTGGTAAGCGTATTATTGATAATAAAAACTCCGGTGAAATGAATATAGCACCGGCAATTAGCCCAGATGGTAAGTATTTAGCCTTCCTGTCCGAAAAAGATCTGTTCTCGGTAGATTTGTTTCTGGCTGATGCACAAACCGGCCATATCATAAAAAAGCTAACCAGCAAAACATCTAATACGCATATTGACGAGTTTAACTTTATTGAATCTGCTGGAGCTTGGTCGCCTGATGGTAAAAAGTTTGCTTTCAGTATTTTCAGCAAAGGGCGCAACCGTTTGTTAGTTGTAGAAGTGCCAAGTGGACGCGTACTGGATAATATCTCTATGGGTAAAGCTGAACAGTTCAGTAATCTAACCTGGTCTCCTAACGGTTATGAAATTGCTTTTCAAGGTTTAGCTAACGGTTATGGTGATTTATACTTGTATAACTTCAACACTAAAAAGGTAAAGCAACTAACTAACGATAAATACTCAGATTACCAGCCCAGCTTTTCAAGAGACGGTAAAAAAATAGTTTTTAGTAGTGATCGTACCACTTACGATGCTGCACTAACACAAACCATCACTTTCAACCTGGCTGAACTAGATTTAGCAACAGGTAAAGTAACTGATATTAAAGTTTTTGATGGAGCGAACAACCTCAATCCGCAGTACTCGGCAGATAACTCGCAAATCTATTTCCTATCCAACCGTGATGGTTTCCGTAACATGTATCGCTACACCATAGCTACCGGTAACGTTGAACAAATGACGGACTTATTTACCGGGATTTGCGGTATTACAGAATATTCACCGGCACTAAGTATTTCCAATCACGACGATATAGTTTACTCTTACTACCGCTCACAGAAGTATGCTATATACAATGCTAAAGCATCAGCCTTTACGCCAAAGGCTGTTAGTGGTAGTGAAACCCACTACGAAGCGGCTATGCTGCCGCCGCCTAAAGCTGTTGGGGTAGATTTAATTAACGCTAACCTAAATAACTATCTGGCTTATCCGAGAATACCGGCCGATTCTATCCATAACATTCCATACCGACCACAATTTAAACTCGATTATCTAGCTAGTAGCGGAGTTGGTGTTGGCGTTAGTGCTTACGGCACAGGTTTAGCCAGCGGTGTACAAGGTGTATTCAGCGACATTTTAGGTCGGAACCAGATTTATGCAGGTGCTGCCGTAAATGGCGAAATCTACGATTTTGGCGGACAGCTGTTATACATCAATCAAAGAGGACGTTGGAATTTTGGTGCAGGCCTGTCACATATTCCTTATCAATACGGGAACTTTGGTTCACGTACTACCACAATAACCAACAACGGTACGCAAACGCCGGTAGTAGAACAATATACCGATATTATCCGCACTTTCGAAAATTCAGGCCGAGTATTAGCTTCTTATCCGTTTTCCAAAGCTACCCGCATCGAGTTTGGTGCAAGTGCTGCCTACTACTCCTACCGCGTACAGCGTTATAGCGATTATTACAACTACACCCGCAGGAACGACAGTACCTTTATTGGGAACTATGTAGGTTCTGATCGTCATACAGTATCGCGCAGTGATTATTTAGATCAAACCGGTTTAAATTTAAGACCTTTTACAATTTATTCTATCAGTACTGCTTTAATTGGCGATAACTCCTACTTCGGTATTGCTTCACCTCTAAGTGGTTTCCGATACCGTTTAGGTGCTGAGTATAATATAGGTTCTTTTAAATTTTTCAGCCCAACCATTGATTTACGTAAATACGTTCGATTGAGCCCGGTAACTTTTGCTGGCCGGTTATATAGTGTAGGACGCTTCGGTAATACTGAGAACGTTTTGTACCCATATTACTTAGGCTACCCGTTCCTGATTAGAGGTTACGAATACACCAGCTTTTATAACAGCAACAAAGTAGCTAGTAACAACTTTACTATCGATCAGCTTTCAGGTAACCGTATAGCTGTAGCTAACTTTGAGGTTCGTTTGCCTTTCACTGGTCCAGAAAAGCTATCTCAAATTAAGTCTAAGTTCTTTTTTTCTGAACTATCCTTCTTTTTTGATGCAGGTTTAGCATGGAACCAAGGCGATAAAATTGAATTCAAAAGTAACCCAACGCTCTTAAGAAGTGACTTGGTAGTTGATAGCAGTAATCAACCCGTTTTGGACGCCAATGGTCAGAAACAATATCAATCAGTTTATTCCAGAGTTCCGATTACCAGTGCTGGTGTATCTTTGCGTGTTAATCTGTTTGGCTATCTGGTACTTGAGCCTTATCTGGCCGTGCCTTTCAACCGTACTGATGTAAGCAAACCTGTATTTGGGTTGAACTTTGCACCTGGGTGGTAA
- a CDS encoding aminotransferase class I/II-fold pyridoxal phosphate-dependent enzyme has translation MNIHDYIEQKLADRQAAGTYRQLRPESLLIDFCSNDYLGFARSARLYNLVAEEIASSKLFSSGSTGSRLLAGNTSYAEELEQEIANYHEAEAGLLFNSGYDANVGLLSSLPQRGDTVIHDELIHASIIDGIRLSYASRYNFKHNDLNSLEEKLKQAKGNIYVVVESIYSMDGDAAPLTAISKICKQYNAALIVDEAHATGVLGKGLVNQLNLEANVLARVITFGKALGCHGAIVLGNQSLRNYLVNFARSFIYTTAAPLHQLATIKMAYRLLQEDQDSLKKLYKNINLYTSQLPNFATSTSAIQTFILGSNEKAKATASMLQQQGMDVRPILSPTVAVGTERLRICLHAYNMTDEIMKLTNSLNNINNV, from the coding sequence TTGAACATACACGACTACATTGAACAAAAGCTAGCTGACCGACAAGCAGCCGGTACTTACCGCCAACTTAGGCCGGAAAGCTTACTCATTGATTTTTGCTCAAATGACTACTTGGGATTTGCCCGATCCGCTCGTTTATATAACCTGGTTGCTGAAGAAATTGCAAGCAGTAAATTGTTCAGTTCCGGCTCAACCGGCTCTCGCCTGCTGGCTGGTAATACCAGCTATGCTGAAGAATTAGAGCAAGAAATAGCTAACTATCATGAAGCTGAAGCCGGGTTGTTGTTTAATTCTGGCTATGATGCCAATGTAGGTTTACTATCCAGCCTGCCACAACGTGGTGACACCGTAATACATGATGAACTGATTCATGCTTCTATAATCGATGGCATTCGCTTGAGCTATGCAAGTCGTTATAATTTCAAGCATAATGATTTGAACAGCTTAGAAGAGAAGCTAAAACAAGCCAAAGGCAATATATATGTAGTTGTAGAGAGTATATATTCAATGGATGGTGATGCGGCACCTTTAACAGCCATATCAAAAATTTGCAAGCAGTACAACGCTGCACTAATTGTTGATGAAGCTCATGCCACCGGAGTACTCGGTAAAGGGTTAGTTAACCAATTAAACTTAGAAGCTAATGTTCTTGCTCGTGTAATTACTTTTGGTAAAGCATTGGGTTGCCATGGTGCTATTGTATTAGGCAACCAAAGTTTGCGGAACTACTTGGTTAATTTCGCACGATCTTTTATTTATACCACTGCTGCTCCTCTGCATCAGTTAGCTACCATTAAAATGGCGTACCGATTACTACAAGAAGATCAAGACAGCCTAAAGAAGCTTTACAAGAACATAAATCTATACACAAGTCAATTACCTAATTTTGCAACAAGCACAAGTGCAATACAAACTTTTATATTAGGCTCAAACGAAAAAGCTAAAGCAACGGCTTCTATGCTACAGCAACAAGGTATGGATGTAAGACCCATACTAAGTCCGACAGTTGCTGTGGGTACAGAGAGATTACGCATTTGTTTACATGCTTATAATATGACCGATGAAATTATGAAGCTGACTAATTCATTAAACAATATTAACAATGTCTAA
- the bioD gene encoding dethiobiotin synthase, whose product MSNNSPLFVTGIGTDVGKTVVSAILVEKLKADYWKPVQSGDLENSDTMKVRNLVSNPISKFHPETYRLTQPLSPHQSAAIDGIKIELNHFKLPETNNQLIIEGAGGLMVPLNDETFIIDLIQHLKAEVVLVVRNYLGSINHTLLSLELLKQKKIKVKALIFNGEENESSEILIKGHLSLNTKAINTPLLDKLEAHTLSFLLQNVNL is encoded by the coding sequence ATGTCTAATAACTCACCGCTGTTTGTTACTGGTATTGGTACCGATGTAGGTAAAACAGTAGTTTCGGCTATATTAGTCGAAAAACTTAAAGCTGATTACTGGAAACCCGTTCAGTCTGGCGATCTGGAAAATAGTGATACTATGAAAGTACGCAACCTAGTTTCTAATCCAATTTCAAAGTTTCATCCCGAAACATACCGACTTACGCAGCCTTTATCACCCCATCAATCGGCAGCTATTGATGGCATCAAGATAGAACTTAATCACTTTAAACTTCCAGAAACTAATAATCAGCTGATTATTGAAGGTGCAGGAGGATTAATGGTTCCCCTAAATGATGAAACTTTCATTATCGATCTGATTCAGCACTTAAAAGCTGAAGTTGTGCTGGTTGTTAGGAACTACTTGGGGAGTATTAACCATACTTTGTTATCACTAGAATTGTTAAAGCAAAAAAAAATCAAAGTCAAAGCTTTGATTTTTAATGGCGAGGAAAACGAGTCTAGTGAAATATTAATTAAAGGGCATTTGTCATTAAATACAAAAGCAATAAATACCCCATTATTAGACAAGCTGGAAGCT